In Erigeron canadensis isolate Cc75 chromosome 7, C_canadensis_v1, whole genome shotgun sequence, one DNA window encodes the following:
- the LOC122607486 gene encoding probable phospholipid-transporting ATPase 4, protein MAHGRIRAKLKRSSLYTFGCIRPPRESTDEPHQFRGPGFSRHVCCNQPQLHQKKPLKYCKNYISTTKYNVITFLPKALFEQFRRVANVYFLLAAFLSLTPVSPFSAYSMIAPLAFVIGLSMAKEAVENWHRFMQDMKVNMRKVRVHSGDGVFLPKPWMNLRVGDVVKVEKDQFFPADLLLLSSSYEDGICYVETMNLDGETNLKVKRSLETTLTLDDDSTFKDFRGTIKCEDPNPNLYTFVGNLEYERQVFPLDPTQILLRDSKLRNTGHIYGVVIFSGHDSKVMQNATKSPSKRSTIEKQMDKIIYVLFTLLVLISLISSTGFAIKTKYQMPSWWYLQAPDAEGLYDPGNPAASGFYHLVTALILYGYLIPISLYVSIELVKVLQALFINQDIHMYDEETGTPAQARTSNLNEELGMVDTILSDKTGTLTCNQMDFLKCSIAGIPYGMRSSEVELAAASQMAMDLEGQNGDFTRRSGQNGSEIELETVVTPRETSQVAIKGFSFEDSRLMNGNWLREPNADVLLLFFRILALCHTAIPELNEEKDTYSYEAESPDEGAFLVAAREFGFEFCRRTQSSIFVRERHGSSQEYVEREFKLLNLLDFTSKRKRMSVIVQDETGQILLLCKGADSIIFDRLSKNGRVFEEATTKHLNDYGEAGLRTLALAYKKLEVSEYDAWNDEFVKARTAIGGDREAMLERVSDMMEKDLILVGATAVEDKLQQGVPQCIDKLAQAGLKIWVLTGDKMETAINIGFACSLLRQGMKQICISTNIDMLNQDSKKAVKENIVLQITNASQMVKLEKDPHAAFALIIDGKTLTYALEEDLKHQFLNLAVDCASVICCRVSPKQKALVTRLVKEGTGKTTLAIGDGANDVGMIQEADIGVGISGVEGMQAVMASDFAIAQFRFLERLLVVHGHWCYKRIAQMICYFFYKNIAFGLTLFYFEAFTGFSGQSVYDDWYMLLFNVVLTSLPVIALGVFEQDVSSEICLQFPALYQQGPKNLFFDWYRIFGWMGNGLYCSLIVFFLNIIIFYDQAFRIGGQTADMTVVGTAMFTCVIYAVNCQIALTMSHFTWIQHFLIGFSVLAWYVFLILYGMMSPELSGNAYKIFVEALAPAPIFWLSILLVTVACNLPYLAHISFQRSFNPMDHHVIQEIKYYKKDVEDRHMWTRERSKARQETKIGFTARVDAKIRQLRQMLHKKSSVLSPRIALAATR, encoded by the exons ATGGCTCATGGGAGGATTAGGGCTAAGCTCAAGAGAAGTAGTCTTTACACATTTGGATGCATAAGACCGCCTCGTGAATCAACAGACGAGCCTCATCAATTTCGTGGGCCTGGATTTTCTCGACATGTTTGTTGTAATCAACCTCAGTTACACCAAAAGAAACCACTAAAATACTGCAAGAATTACATATCAACCACAAAGTATAATGTAATTACATTTTTGCCAAAAGCCCTCTTTGAGCAATTCCGACGTGTAGCGAATGTCTATTTCCTCTTAGCTGCATTCCTGTCATTGACCCCCGTGTCACCTTTTTCAGCTTACAGTATGATTGCACCATTAGCTTTTGTGATTGGGCTTAGTATGGCTAAAGAAGCAGTTGAAAATTGGCATCGCTTCATGCAGGATATGAAGGTTAATATGAGGAAAGTGAGGGTTCATAGTGGAGATGGTGTGTTTTTACCAAAGCCGTGGATGAATTTACGGGTTGGAGATGTTGTAAAAGTGGAAAAGGATCAGTTTTTCCCTGCGGATTTACTATTACTATCATCTAGTTATGAAGACGGGATTTGTTATGTTGAAACAATGAATTTAGATGGAGagacaaatttaaaagttaaaagatccTTAGAAACAACTTTAACTTTAGATGATGATTCCACTTTTAAAGATTTTAGAGGAACGATTAAATGTGAGGACCCGAACCCGAATCTGTATACGTTTGTTGGGAATCTTGAATATGAACGCCAGGTGTTTCCTCTCGACCCAACTCAGATTTTGCTTCGGGACTCGAAGCTTCGAAATACAGGCCATATCTACGGGGTGGTGATATTCTCGGGACATGATAGTAAAGTGATGCAAAATGCTACTAAATCGCCGTCCAAAAGAAGCACAATTGAGAAACAAATggacaaaattatatatgtccTGTTTACTCTTTTGGTTCTGATCTCATTAATCAGTTCCACTGGTTTTGCTATTAAGACGAAATACCAAATGCCAAGCTGGTGGTACTTGCAGGCTCCAGATGCTGAGGGACTATATGATCCTGGAAACCCTGCAGCATCTGGGTTTTATCATTTGGTTACTGCTCTAATTCTGTACGGGTATTTGATACCAATTTCACTTTATGTTTCTATTGAGCTCGTGAAGGTTTTACAGGCGTTGTTTATAAATCAAGATATTCACATGTATGATGAAGAAACGGGTACTCCTGCTCAAGCTCGGACTTCTAACCTGAATGAGGAATTAGGAATGGTGGACACAATCTTATCTGATAAAACTGGGACTTTAACGTGTAACCAAATGGATTTTTTGAAGTGTTCAATTGCGGGAATCCCGTATGGCATGCGGTCAAGTGAAGTTGAGCTAGCTGCTGCCAGTCAAATGGCAATGGATCTTGAAGGacaaaatggtgattttacacGACGTAGTGGACAAAACGGGTCAGAAATTGAATTAGAGACAGTTGTGACTCCCCGAGAAACTTCACAAGTTGCTATTAAGGGGTTTAGTTTTGAGGACAGTCGGCTTATGAATGGGAATTGGTTGCGAGAGCCTAATGCAGATGTTTTGCTGTTGTTTTTTCGGATACTTGCTCTTTGTCACACAGCGATTCCAGAGCTTAATGAAGAGAAGGATACTTATAGTTATGAAGCTGAATCACCAGATGAAGGGGCTTTTCTTGTTGCTGCAAGAGAGTTTGGGTTTGAGTTTTGTAGAAGAACGCAATCGAGTATATTTGTTCGTGAGAGGCATGGTTCTTCTCAAGAATATGTCGAAAG GGAGTTCAAACTCTtaaatcttttggattttacaagCAAAAGAAAACGGATGTCGGTTATTGTTCAGGATGAGACCGGACAGATTCTTTTACTGTGTAAAGGTGCAGACAG CATTATATTTGATCGTTTATCAAAAAATGGAAGGGTCTTTGAGGAGGCCACCACAAAGCATCTGAATGATTATGGGGAAGCTGGATTACGTACGCTAGCACTTGCTTACAAAAAACTTGAAGTATCAGAATACGATGCATGGAATGATGAGTTCGTAAAAGCCAGAACTGCTATTGGCGGTGACCGAGAAGCAATGCTTGAACGGGTATCCGACATGATGGAAAAAGACCTGATCCTCGTTGGTGCCACTGCTGTGGAGGATAAACTGCAGCAAGGG GTGCCTCAGTGTATCGATAAGTTGGCACAAGCAGGTCTAAAGATATGGGTCCTGACAGGCGATAAGATGGAAACTGCAATCAACATAGG GTTTGCATGCAGTTTGCTGCGGCAAGGGATGAAGCAAATATGTATATCAACAAATATAGATATGCTAAATCAAGATTCCAAGAAG GCTGTAAAGGAGAACATTGTATTGCAAATCACAAATGCTTCTCAAATGGTTAAGCTTGAAAAGGATCCACATGCTGCATTTGCATTGATTATTGATGGGAAGACGCTAACGTATGCTTTGGAGGAAGATTTAAAACATCAGTTCTTGAATTTAGCCGTTGATTGTGCTTCTGTCATATGCTGCCGTGTCTCTCCTAAGCAAAAGGCCTTG GTTACGAGATTGGTTAAAGAAGGCACAGGGAAAACAACTTTAGCAATTGGAGATGGTGCAAATGATGTAGGAATGATTCAAGAAGCAGATATTGGTGTTGGAATTAGTGGTGTTGAAGGAATGCAG GCTGTGATGGCTAGTGACTTTGCAATTGCACAGTTCCGTTTTCTGGAGAGGCTTCTGGTTGTACATGGTCACTGGTGCTATAAGAGAATCGCTCAAATG ATTTGCTATTTCTTCTACAAGAACATCGCATTTGGTCTTACCCTCTTCTACTTTGAGGCATTTACCGGCTTCTCAGGGCAATCGGTGTATGATGATTGGTATATGCTTTTGTTCAACGTTGTTCTTACATCATTGCCCGTGATTGCACTTGGGGTCTTTGAACAAGATGTGTCCTCTGAGATCTGCTTACAG TTTCCAGCATTGTATCAGCAAGGACCAAAAAATCTGTTTTTCGACTGGTACCGAATCTTTGGATGGATGGGAAATGGTCTTTACTGTTCCCTCATCGTATtctttctcaacatcatcatttTCTATGACCAAGCTTTCCGGATAGGCGGGCAGACAGCTGACATGACGGTGGTAGGGACTGCTATGTTCACATGTGTTATCTACGCAGTCAATTGCCAGATTGCCCTCACGATGAGCCACTTCACATGGATACAACATTTTCTTATCGGTTTTAGTGTCTTAGCGTGGTATGTGTTTCTTATACTATATGGGATGATGTCCCCGGAACTTTCTGGAAACGCATATAAAATCTTTGTGGAAGCACTTGCTCCTGCCCCGATATTCTGGCTAAGCATACTTCTAGTGACGGTGGCATGTAATCTCCCGTACTTAGCTCATATATCTTTTCAAAGATCTTTCAATCCTATGGATCATCATGTTATACAAGAAATTAAATACTACAAAAAAGATGTTGAAGATCGACATATGTGGACTAGAGAAAGATCGAAAGCTAGACAAGAAACAAAGATTGGGTTTACAGCAAGAGTAGATGCAAAAATCAGACAGTTGAGGCAAATGTTGCACAAGAAATCATCTGTGTTAAGTCCCCGTATTGCATTGGCGGCAACACgataa
- the LOC122606719 gene encoding casein kinase 1-like protein 2: MEPRVGNKFRLGRKIGSGSFGEIYLGTNIQTNEEVAIKLENVKTKHPQLLYESKLYKILQGGTGIPNVRWYGVEGDYNVLVLDLLGPSLEDLFNFCSRKLSLKTVLMLADQMINRVEFVHCKSFLHRDIKPDNFLMGLGRRANQVYAIDFGLAKKYRDSTTHQHIPYRENKNLTGTARYASMNTHLGIEQSRRDDLESLGFVLMYFLRGSLPWQGLKAGNKKQKYEKISEKKVQTSIEALCRGYPTEFASYFHYCRSLRFDDKPDYSYLKRIFRDLFIREGFQFDYVFDWTILKYQQSQLANPPSRALGANAGPSTGVPPVVSSLNRQSGGEETRQAGLSSAHPSWSRNPGTTNSGTLSKQKIPTASDLSMSREVSRSTFLRAAGSSRLTSGEPDSTRARATDASPGALRGSSSAQRSSPIISSDQKRPVSRNASSSNLKNFESTLKGIEGMHL, translated from the exons ATGGAACCTCGTGTTGGTAATAAATTCAGACTTGGCCGCAAGATCGGTAGCGGCTCTTTTGGAGAGATCTATCTGG GTACTAATATTCAGACTAATGAAGAAGTTGCTATTAAGCTG GAAAACGTCAAGACAAAGCATCCTCAATTGCTATACGAATCGAAGTTGTACAAGATACTTCAGGGAGGAA CTGGTATCCCAAATGTGAGATGGTACGGTGTTGAAGGTGACTACAATGTTCTAGTGCTGGATTTATTGGGGCCTAGTCTTGAGGATTTGTTTAATTTCTGCAGTAGAAAGCTTTCATTGAAGACTGTTCTTATGCTTGCTGATCAAATG ATCAATCGTGTTGAGTTTGTTCATTGTAAATCATTTTTACATCGGGATATCAAGCCAGATAACTTCCTTATGGGTTTAGGGAGACGTGCCAATCAG GTTTATGCCATCGACTTTGGGCTAGCTAAGAAATATAGGGACTCGACAACCCATCAGCACATCCCTTACAG AGAGAACAAGAATCTGACGGGGACAGCTAGATATGCAAGCATGAACACCCACCTTGGAATCG AACAAAGCAGAAGAGATGATTTAGAATCACTTGGTTTTGTTCTAATGTACTTCTTGAGAGGAAG TCTCCCATGGCAAGGACTTAAAGCCggaaataagaaacaaaaatacgAGAAGATCAGTGAGAAGAAGGTTCAGACGTCTATTGAA GCTTTATGCCGAGGCTACCCCACTGAGTTTGCATCATACTTCCACTACTGTCGATCATTAAGATTTGATGATAAGCCAGATTATTCTTACCTAAAGAGAATCTTCCGGGATCTTTTTATTCGTGAAG GGTTCCAGTTTGATTATGTCTTTGATTGGACCATATTGAAATATCAGCAATCACAGCTTGCCAATCCCCCTTCTCGTGCTCTT GGTGCTAATGCTGGACCAAGTACTGGAGTCCCTCCTGTGGTTTCTAGCCTGAACAGGCAATCAG GTGGTGAAGAAACAAGACAAGCTGGTTTGTCCTCTGCACACCCCTCGTGGAGCCGAAATCCTGGGACAACCAATTCTGGGACCCTGTCTAAGCAGAAAATTCCGACCGCCAGTGATCTCTCTATGAGTCGAGAA GTATCAAGATCTACCTTTTTGCGAGCAGCTGGATCTTCAAGGCTAACTTCTGGTGAACCTGACTCAACCCGTGCACGCGCAACAGATGCAAGCCCTGGTGCCCTTAGAGGTTCAAGCTCTGCCCAGAGGAGCTCACCTATTATATCCTCAGACCAGAAGCGGCCCGTTTCGAGAAATGCTTCCAGCAGCAACCTCAAAAACTTTGAATCAACCCTCAAGGGTATAGAGGGCATGCATTTGTAA